In Bifidobacterium scardovii JCM 12489 = DSM 13734, the genomic stretch CGCCGACCAGATCATCGTCCTGTCCGATGGCAGGGTCGCTGGGCTGGGGCGGCACGACGATCTCATGGAGACCTGCGACGTGTACCGGGAGATCGTCGAATCGCAGACCAAGGAACCGAGCATGGGAGAGGAGGCCTGACATGGCGAACGATACCGACAACGTCACCGGCACCGCCGCCGAAGACGCCGGGCTCGACGCCCCGAAGAACGCGATGGCCACCGCCGGGCGCCTGTTCGGGCAGCTGCGCAACCAGCGCGTGCGCCTTGCGGTCGTCGCCGCGTCGATCATCCTGTACACCTTCTTCCACATCGGCGCGCCCATGTACAGCGCGGTCGTCGTCGACGCGATCTGGAACGCCGTGCAGGACGCATGGCAGTCGGGCGCGCCGTTCGCGATCGGCTGGGGCGAGGGCGGCCTCGGGTGGCCGATCCTCATCCTCGCCATCCTGTACGTGGGGGAGTGGGCGTTCTACTACCTGCAGTGCTACCTGATGGCGTCGGTCGCCGAAAACCTCAACCTCACGCTGCGCAGGCAGATCAGCGGCAAGATCCAGCGCCTGCCGCTGCGCTTCTTCGACCGCAACAAGCCGGGCGAGGTGCTGAGCAAGGTGACCAACGATCTCGACCGCATCAGCGAGGTCATGCAGACCGGCCTGCTGCGCCTGATCACCGCGATCACCACGGTCACCGGCTCGCTGATCATCATGATCTGGTACTCGTGGGTCCTGACGGCGGTGTTCCTCGTGTTCATGGCGCTGAGCATGCTCGTCACCAAGCTCGTCGCGCGCAAGAACCTCGAGGTCGCCTCGCTGCGGCAGGAGACGATCGGCGAGCTGACCGGTCTGGCCGAGGAATACTACAAGGGCCGCAACATCATCAAGGCCTACAACCGCGAGGAGGAGAGCTCCGCCGCGATCCGCGACGCGGCCGAGCGCACCCGGCGCGCCGCGCAGCTCGCCGATTTCATCACCATGTCGGTGAACCCTCTGATCCGCATGATCGCGCGCTTCTCGCAGATGTTCGTCATGCTCATCGCCGGGTGGATGGTGATCGGCGGACGCATGACCGTCGGTGTGGCGCAGGCGTTCTACCAGTACATCAACCAGGTGTCCGAGCCGCTGACCGAGGCGAGTTACATGATCAACTCGCTGCAGTCGGCGCTCGCCTCCGCGGAACGCACCTTCGAGCTGCTCGACGAGGACGAGGAACGCCCGGACCGCGCCGATGCGCTCGCCGTGCGCGAGCCGGTGCGCGGGCGAATCGTGTTCGACCATGTGCGCTTCGGCTATGAGCCGGACCGCCCGCTCATGCGGGACGTGAGCTTCGTCGCCGAACCGGGGCGCAAGATCGCGATCGTCGGCTCGACCGGTGCTGGCAAGACCACGCTGATCAACCTGCTCATGCGGTTCTACGAGATCGACGGCGGGTCGATCACGCTCGACGGCGTGCCGACCGCGGACATGACGCGCGGCGACCTGCGGCGCGAATTCGGCATGGTCCTGCAGGATACGTGGCTGTTCGGCGGCACCGTCGCCGAGAACCTCGCCTACGGCAAGCCCGATGCGACGCGCGACGAGATCGTGGCCGCCGCCAAGGCCGCGCGTGCGGACTACTTCATCCGCACGCTGCCGAATGGTTATGACACCGTGCTCGACAACGAGGCCGGCAACCTGTCGGTCGGCCAGCGGCAGCTGCTGACGATCGCGCGCGTGTTCCTCACCGATCCGCCGATCCTCATCCTCGACGAGGCGACCAGCTCGGTCGACACGCGCACCGAGGCGGAGATCGGCAAGGCGATGGCCAAGCTCATGGCCGGGCGCACGAGCTTCGTGATCGCGCATCGCCTGTCCACGATCCGCGACGCCGACCTGATCCTCTACATGGAGCACGGCGATATCGTCGAGATGGGCGACCACCACGGGCTGCTCGAGGCCGGTGGCCGCTACGCCGCCCTCTACAACTCCCAGTTCGCATAGCACGTTGATCCTGAGATTCTTAGCACGCAATGCGGTGCGCTGGCGTGCTAAGAATCTCAGGACGCGGCTGTGGCGGATCAGCGCCGGCCGGCGGCACGCCTAGTGAGGAAGCGCCGGATGGACAGCGTCTCAAGGGCGAGCAGCGCCATGGCCAATACGGCGACCACCGCGTAGTAGATATATTGCCACGCAGGGGTCTTTACCTCCGGCTGGCCATCCTCATATAGCCAGCTGTTCACCGCCGTGTACAGGATGTTGTGCGAAGCGGTGCGCATCGCCGTCACGGAGGTGGCGGAGCGGTCCTTGATTACGTTGTCGCCTTCGATGGTGGCGAGCATCGCGTCGTTGCCGGAACGGATCGCCTGATCGCCGATCTGATAGCCAAAACCGCCAAAGTAGTCGGTTTCCACGAAGCCGCGGAAGCCCCATTCGCCGCGCAGTACGCCGTTGAGCATATGCTCGTTGGCGGAGGAGTAACCGTTGCCGACATAGTTGAATGAGGCCATCACCGCCGTGGCTCCGCCGTCCTTGACCGCCAGCTCGAACGGCTTGAAGTAGATCTCGCGCATCGTCTGCTCGTCGGCCCAGGTGCACAGCATGGCCACGCGGTTCGTCTCCTGGTCGTTCAACGCGAAATGCTTGATGAACGGGTACACGCCGCGGGACTTCGCGCCGGCCACCTGCTGGGAGGCCATGATGCCCGACAGCACGCCGTCTTCGGAAAAATACTCGAAGTTGCGGCCGGCATACGGCGTGCGATGGATGTTCATGGCCGGCGCGTACCAGCCGGTCACGTTCATTTCTCGGGCCGTGGCGCCGATCGTCTCGCCGAACTGCCTCGCCAGATCCTTGCTGAAGGTGTTCGCCACGGACACGCCCGAAGGCAGGCCAATCGAACCGACTCCGGTGAAGTTGTTGTTCAGCGTCGAGGGACCGTCGACGTCGGACTGCCGCGGTTTGCCGATCGAGTCGGCGGCCGCGTTGCCGTATCCGGCGAACGCGATGAGCTGGTTCATCTCGTCCACGGTCAGCTCGTCGAGCAGATCGTTCCACATCGGGTCGTCGTAGTCCTTACCGTACAGCTGGTACAGGTCGATGCCGTTCCTAGCGCCGGTCGTCGGCATCTCGTCGGAGCCGTCGTTGTCGTTCTCGTAGTTCGACGTATTGACGAAAGAGGCCTTGTACTGGTCCGGCATCGCATGGGTGCTCGGCGCGGCGGTCGCCTCGGCGTAGTTGGCGAAGTGGTCGGCTCGTGACAGCGTCTCGAATGCGGGCTTGATGTCATCGAACTGGTTCGTGACCGCCGAGGTGTCGGACGACCGGTGATCGTCCCCGGAATAGGTGATCGTGTCGGGCACGGTCACGGTTCTCTGGTCGATCACTCGGTGCGACCCCGCATTGATGGAGATCGCGTAGTCACCGGCTTCGAGCACGTAGGCGCGTGCGTCGTCGGCATCGTAGGAGGCCATATCCTCGTCCTTGAAGGAGAAGGACACGGTGGTGGACTCGCCGGGTTCGAGCTCGTCGGTCTTCGCGAAGTCGATGAGGTTGACGGAGGATTTCTCGATGCCGCCGTTGATGTACGGAGGGTTGTAGAATACCTCGACCACATCCTTGCCTGCCGTTTCGCCGGTGTTGGTGACGGTGACGTCGAATCCGATCGTGCCGTTGCGGTACGTCACCTCGCTCATCCGCTGGTCGAAGGTCGTATAGCTCAGGCCGTATCCGAACGGATACTGCACCACCGCGTCGTAATCGATCGCGCCCTCGTCGTCGGCCGTTTCATAGTACTTGTACCCGACGTAGATGCCCTCGACGTAGTTCACGAAGCTGGGCAGCACATGCAGGTCCTGGCCGGCGAATGCGGTGTCCACCGCGAACTCGGCCATGTTGTCGTACTGGAACTGGCCGAAATTGTTGGCCCATGGGGCTTTCGAGAAGTCGCGCACGAAGGTGTCGGTCGTGCGGCCGGACGGGTTGACCGCGCCGGTCAGCACCTCGCCCAGCGCGGTGAAGCCGGTCTGGCCCGCGGGTGGCGCCCACAGCACGGACCTGATCTGCGCGTAGTCGTCGACGAAGCTCATGTTCAGCGCATTGGCGCCGTTGTAGACCACGATGACGTCATCGAAGTTCGCGGTGACCAGATCGAGCATGTCGCGCTCGCTGCGCGACAGGTCGAGGTACCCCTGCCCGGCCTCGAAATCCGCGTAGTCGGCGGAATTGTTGTGATACACGGATACCGCGTCGCTCGACTCGCCCGGATCGGTGACCGCGCTGTCCGCGGGGCCGAACTGGCGGTTCGCGCCCGTATCGGTCATGTCGTTCGGCAGGTCGAAGCATTCGCCTCCGGTGCGTGCCAGCACGACGATCGCCGTATTGGAGAATGCCTTCGCGTTGGCGATCAGCTGGTCTGAGTAGGTGTTGGCCGGCGGCTCGGGCAGCGTCCAATCCTGGATGCCGGCGCTGAAGGTGGGTCGGTCGGCGCGGTATCCGGTGTAGAAGTCGGTCAGTGTGGTGTTGGTCTTCAGCCCGGCGTCCTGCATGCCCTGCAGGATCGACGTGGTTTCGTACTGGTCGTTCATCGAACCGGAACCGGTACCGCCGTAGATCGGATTGGTGGATGCCCAACCGAACACGTTGACCTGATCGCTGGAGAGCGGCAGGGTGCCATCCTCATTCCTGAGCAGCACGATGCCCTCGCGTTCGATGTCCACGGCCAGGTCCTTGGTCTTCGCGATGGTCTGGTCGGTCAGCGTGCCGCTGCCCGACAGCAGCGACAGCATCGTGTTCAGTGGGCCGAACAGCATGGTGCTCACTGCCACGATGACCGCGACCGCGGTGACGATCCACGTTTGGGAGTGAACCAGCTTTCGTGTGCCGGCATTCTTCACCGTACGGCGGTTCACCGCGAACGTGGCCAGTAGCGCCACCGCGAGCACCACGCCGATGACGATCAGCTGCGTGCGTATGGATTCGAGGGTACTGATGACATCCGAGAAATTGATGCCCAGCATACGTTGCTCCTTCTATCGTGTTTCTCCGCCTCCGGCCGTTCTTCCATGAAGCGTGACCGGAGACCCGATCCATAAGCGGCGACAGGGCTACGACGCCCGGTATCTGCTTATGATGGCGACGATATCGGGAAAGGGAATCGCGGCGTGAACCGTGGTTCGGGAGAGGTTGGCGAAGGTACGTGAACGGTATGGAGCCGTCCTTGGCGGGCGGTGGCGGGGCACGACTATGTCGGAGAGCCGGCGTCAGTGAGGCCGGGGCAGTACGATGCCGAGCTCGAAGACGCCATCCTCGGTGGTGATCACCATATCGCCGTCGAGGGCATCGACGATCATGCGGATGCTTTTCACGCCGTATCCATGGGATGCCGGGTCGGTTTTGGTCGTGATCAGATCGCCGTTGCCGGAGCGTATGACGTGGTCGAAATAGTTGGA encodes the following:
- a CDS encoding glycoside hydrolase family 3 C-terminal domain-containing protein, with protein sequence MLGINFSDVISTLESIRTQLIVIGVVLAVALLATFAVNRRTVKNAGTRKLVHSQTWIVTAVAVIVAVSTMLFGPLNTMLSLLSGSGTLTDQTIAKTKDLAVDIEREGIVLLRNEDGTLPLSSDQVNVFGWASTNPIYGGTGSGSMNDQYETTSILQGMQDAGLKTNTTLTDFYTGYRADRPTFSAGIQDWTLPEPPANTYSDQLIANAKAFSNTAIVVLARTGGECFDLPNDMTDTGANRQFGPADSAVTDPGESSDAVSVYHNNSADYADFEAGQGYLDLSRSERDMLDLVTANFDDVIVVYNGANALNMSFVDDYAQIRSVLWAPPAGQTGFTALGEVLTGAVNPSGRTTDTFVRDFSKAPWANNFGQFQYDNMAEFAVDTAFAGQDLHVLPSFVNYVEGIYVGYKYYETADDEGAIDYDAVVQYPFGYGLSYTTFDQRMSEVTYRNGTIGFDVTVTNTGETAGKDVVEVFYNPPYINGGIEKSSVNLIDFAKTDELEPGESTTVSFSFKDEDMASYDADDARAYVLEAGDYAISINAGSHRVIDQRTVTVPDTITYSGDDHRSSDTSAVTNQFDDIKPAFETLSRADHFANYAEATAAPSTHAMPDQYKASFVNTSNYENDNDGSDEMPTTGARNGIDLYQLYGKDYDDPMWNDLLDELTVDEMNQLIAFAGYGNAAADSIGKPRQSDVDGPSTLNNNFTGVGSIGLPSGVSVANTFSKDLARQFGETIGATAREMNVTGWYAPAMNIHRTPYAGRNFEYFSEDGVLSGIMASQQVAGAKSRGVYPFIKHFALNDQETNRVAMLCTWADEQTMREIYFKPFELAVKDGGATAVMASFNYVGNGYSSANEHMLNGVLRGEWGFRGFVETDYFGGFGYQIGDQAIRSGNDAMLATIEGDNVIKDRSATSVTAMRTASHNILYTAVNSWLYEDGQPEVKTPAWQYIYYAVVAVLAMALLALETLSIRRFLTRRAAGRR
- a CDS encoding ABC transporter ATP-binding protein, with the protein product MANDTDNVTGTAAEDAGLDAPKNAMATAGRLFGQLRNQRVRLAVVAASIILYTFFHIGAPMYSAVVVDAIWNAVQDAWQSGAPFAIGWGEGGLGWPILILAILYVGEWAFYYLQCYLMASVAENLNLTLRRQISGKIQRLPLRFFDRNKPGEVLSKVTNDLDRISEVMQTGLLRLITAITTVTGSLIIMIWYSWVLTAVFLVFMALSMLVTKLVARKNLEVASLRQETIGELTGLAEEYYKGRNIIKAYNREEESSAAIRDAAERTRRAAQLADFITMSVNPLIRMIARFSQMFVMLIAGWMVIGGRMTVGVAQAFYQYINQVSEPLTEASYMINSLQSALASAERTFELLDEDEERPDRADALAVREPVRGRIVFDHVRFGYEPDRPLMRDVSFVAEPGRKIAIVGSTGAGKTTLINLLMRFYEIDGGSITLDGVPTADMTRGDLRREFGMVLQDTWLFGGTVAENLAYGKPDATRDEIVAAAKAARADYFIRTLPNGYDTVLDNEAGNLSVGQRQLLTIARVFLTDPPILILDEATSSVDTRTEAEIGKAMAKLMAGRTSFVIAHRLSTIRDADLILYMEHGDIVEMGDHHGLLEAGGRYAALYNSQFA